One Vicia villosa cultivar HV-30 ecotype Madison, WI linkage group LG5, Vvil1.0, whole genome shotgun sequence genomic window, GGTTTACTTGATAAAGGAGAAGAGAATCACACTCTTGTGCGACAAACACTTATTTCGGAGTTGATGGTGCATTGGGAAGCTTACACATGACTATATGGGAATAAGGAAGGATTCGATAAAATTCACAATGCTCTTGTTCCAGGTGTTACCGATTCCGCACCACCTAAAAAGTGGATGTGCTTCTTTGAAATTGATCATCTTATAACAAATGCATATGACACGGTGTGTATCGGTCTGATGGGATTTGGTTTTTTAGAGACATTTTTCCCACTTCGGAGTCGCCCACCTCAAGACCCATCCGCCCGCATAATTTGTATTGGGTGTCTTAGATCGCTATATTCTGTTCATGTTTATTTGAAATCGAGGTGTCCTATTTCGACTACGTCTGTGGAGTGGACGTCAGATTTTGCAAAAGAGGATTAAAGTTAGCCggatcattttttggaaagaatTGAAGAATTCACCAAGTTGGTGGAGCTTGAGAGAGAAACAAATAGGGAGACATCGAAGAAAGAACCAATTTTAGATTTAACCGATGACAATTCGTCCGGTATATTTTAGAATGTAATCgaacattttttgtatgtattctCATGTACAATGTAAATTCTatacgattcaatacatatataatatatattcaacAATTTACCGCTGCTAAATTTTGCCGATTTAATAGTTTTTACGTTTCCATGGTGCTGATTCTACCTAATTAGTTTAAGTTTCTAGTTCtacataattcggaaatgcatatctgaaatgttttaaaaaaaaccttCAGGGAATGTTTtatatatgcatctccgaaaatactcaTTTTTCGTTAAAAATtaaggggtgaattcggaagtgtgTCTCAGAAATATGTCTTGACACAAGATAAGAAATCTTGGGACCAAAATGCTCCAAACTTTCTATAAATAGGGTCTCTAACCAATTATTCAACATCGCACACCACAAATCAGAGATATGTCTCTAACCCAAATATATCCTCaccttgcttttatttacttcaaTGGTGCAAAAAACCGCCACTTCAATTTAGGTTCTCCGAGGATACGTTGCTCACTGAGTTTATTACCATATTCAATTCTCTCCTACAATATTCAGAAAACCAGAAGGTAGTCAAGCTCGAGTATTGTTCACAATCACTCGACACTAAAGGAAAGGTGCAGTTCACTCAGTTTGCACTAAAAACAAATGACGATTTAAAGGTTATGTGGAGTACTTATCGCTGATACTTCACTAAGgctatgtttgcgagtttggaggggaggggagggaagggcttccgaaaacgaaattttaaaaaattatagaaaaatattttacattttttgaaaaaaaaatgattttgtttagaatgataaaagagtcattatcattactaaatatttaattttcagaatagtataacaatcaaaaacatatttataaaatttatgtaagccctccaaaaccctccttcaatacaattttttagttccaccattttatggggtttttgatgttatgactaAAATCAAATCTAACCCtcatacccaaaatctttttattcttttcacccaattcttcctattttttaaAGTCCTCCTCTCTCTTCCCcttcaaactcgcaaacaaaaccTAAGGATCTGATTGAAGTCGATGTGAAGATTCAGAGATCTGGAGAAGATGTCATTACAATGTTGCAACGTCCTCAGCTACCAAATTATAATaatatgtaattttaattttttgtttcaatATCTATGTAATTTGGAACATCTATGTTAAATTTACGTGAAGTGTCTGATTTTTgggttttgtttttgaaaatcattatTTTGGGAATGTAACTTCGAAATCCACTAGTGAGTGAATTCAGATATTCATATCTGAAAACATCTCTAAAAAAATGAAATGTGGTGCattcggagatgaatctctgaATTATAGGAGTAAAAAAATCGCCAGAAAACCATAAGAAGGTTAAGGGTTGAAAATTAAATTCTCGCTATCTTTGCACACCAAGAGGACGAGTCCTTTTGATAACTGCTATGGGCTTAAATTGTTATAATTCATGGACGAGAATTTGTATTACAACCAAAATCCAAATAGTGGATAACAATCCAGATAGTCTGTAGCATATCAATCAGTTTCATCAATTACTTTACAGTTCGTGTAATGCAAAGGTGGCTTCGGTGTTTTACAGTAGCACGATTCCATCGGCGTCTTGAAGACATCCTTTATCTGCCTTTAATTCTGATTCTGTTTTGGAGATACTAGGATTACGGGGTTCACCGTTATTGAAAATAAGATTCTGATTCTGTTTCAGCTTCGAGCCGGTTTTTATCTGTCAGTCTGTTGGTGTTTGCGGCAGTAGCGTATCCAGTGCATGTATTAGAGTATTAGAGTCCTATGGGCTTTTGTATCTTTATCTTTATTGGGCCTTAGAATATATTTTGGTTCTCTTTATATATAGAGCCCAATGCATTGTAATAGCCCAAGTAATAACATTCAGTCATTTTTACTTTCTGTTTCAAATTGGTGTTGCTGCCAACGTGGTTTCGCCATCTTCTTCTTCACTGCAAACACTTGCAATATGGTATCAGTGAACAACCCCTAATCTTCATCTTCcgtattcttttctttttccattcttttTTCACCTTCATCATGCcgtcttcgtctgatgaagaaaGACCTAAAACCACAGATTTATCATCCAAACTTGATGACCCAAGTCTCAATCCAAGAAATCCCTATTACCTTCATCCTGGAGAAAACCCAGGTGCCACCATTGTTGCTCCTCCATTGGATGACAACAATTACCACAACTGGAGCAAATCTATGCGGCGCTCCTCAAAGAACAAACTTTCATTCATCAATGGCGCTCTTCCCAGACCCTCTCCCACCAACCCTGATTTCGAGCTATGGGATCGTGCCAACAGCATGGTTATTTCATGGATTAACCGCACTCTCTCTCCGCACATTGCAAAGAGCACCATTTTCTTCAACTCTGCGCACGATCTTTGGGAGGACCTCAGAGAAAGATTCACCAAAGGTAATCATTTTCGTTTCTCCAATCTTTTACGCGATTTGCATTCAATTCAACAAGGAGATCGATCTTTATCAACATACTTCACTGGTCTCAAGATCCTTTGGGACGAATTGGATGATTCGCGTCCATCCCCATCCTGTTCATGCTCTGTACCTTGCACTTGTGACCTAGCTAAGGCCGTGCGAACCTACAAACACATGGAGTATGTGACCTTCTTTCTGAAAGGTATCAATGACACCTACCATAACATCCCTATAGAAATACTCCTTCTTGATCCGCTTCCTAATATAAGCAAGGTCTATTCCTTGATAGCATAGTAACAAACACCAGCTTCATCTCTTACTCCCACTGTGCTTGCTGCAAATTCCAACTCTAAACCTAAAGGAAAACCATCCTCCAAAACCCCTATTTTGTGTACTAAATGCAGTAAAACAAACCATACTATTGAAAACTGTTATTTCAAGCATGGTTTCCCTCCTGGATATCGTTCCAAGAACTCCACAACTATAGCTGATTCCAATACCCTTATTACTTCAGACACAGAGTTCTCTCTTTCAAAACTAGACTATCAGCACCTCCTGCTTTTACTTCAACAATCAAAGAAGGATAATCCAAATCCCAAGCCATCCAACTCTGATGTTGCTGTCATTTCAGGTATAGCACCTACAGGTAATCTCTTACATAATCAATCTTCCTGGATATTAGACTCTGGAGCTTCCCATCATGTTTGCCCTTTTATTCAAAACTTTTCTAACATTAAATCCATACACCCTGTTAGCATACACTTGCCTAATGGAACCTCTTTACTTGCTAAATACTCTAGCTCTATTATCTTTAACAATCAATTTCAATTACATAATGTTTTCTACATGCCTGAATTTACTTTCAGCTTAATCTCCATATCTAGACTTTGTATGTCATCACCCTACACAATCATATTCTCACACACTTCCTGCTCTGTTCAGGATGTGTATACCAAGCAAATGATTGGACGGGTGACACAACACAATAACCTCTACATCTTGGACCAATTACCTATACAAAATGTTCAATGTAACTCCATTAGTAATAAGGATTATTTGACTTGTACCTATCCTTTATGGCATCATAGATTAGGACACCCTTCTTTTGATGTTTTACACTCCATGTCCAAACAATTTCCTATTATCAAATGTTATAAAATTTCATACTGTTCCACTTGTCATTTAGCTAAGCAAACTAAGCTGCCTTTCCCTACAAGTAATTCTACTACTACTAAGTGTTTTGAtcttgttgaaggatagaaaaacacttagaaagggggggattgaataagtgtgacttaaaaacttgagcgataaaaataaaatgcacaattatttttatcctggttcgctgttaacgaagctactccagtccacccccgcagagatgatttacctcaactgaggatttaatccactaatcgcacggattacaatggttttccacttagccgcaactaagtcttccagagtcttctgatcacaacctgatcactccaggaacaactgcttagttcactcctaagacttttctagagtctactgatcaacacgatcactctaggcttagttcactcctaagactttctgctcagccaactgccaagacttcctgctcagccaactgccaagacttcctgctcagctaactgctaagacttcctagagtatactgatcaactgatcactctagttccttacaacttaatgtaatctattcaagagtttacaaatgcttcttaaaagcgataatcacaactgtgatatttctcttacaatttaagcttaatctcactaagatattacaacagcaatgtagtgagctttgatgaagatgaagattctgagttttgatttgaacagagtttcagcaagtgaatttgaattgtattggtgcgaaaatcgttaaccttgcttctcatcagaacttcatatttataggcgttgagaagatgaccgttgaatgcatttaatgctttgcgtgttccgtacagctttgcatttaatgttatacgcttttgtcaactacctcgagccttgttcacgctgtgtctactgacgtagcctttagtagctttaacgttccttttgtcagtcagcgtagtctgccacgtgtacttccttctgatctgatgtttgtgtatacgacgtttgaatatcatcagagtcaaacagcttggtgcacagcatcttctgatcttctgaccttgaagtgcttctgagcgtgataccatcttctgatcttcagtgcttctgatctcatgttcttctgatgcttccatagacccatgttctgattctgcttcgaccatcttctgatgtcttgccagaccatgttctgatgttgcatgctgaaccatttgagacacatcttctgagcgctgaattatgcgtactctttatatatatttcctgaaagggaaattgcattggattagagtaccatattatcttaagcaaaattcatattattgttatcatcaaaactaagataattgataagaacaaatcttgttctaacaatctccccctttttgatgatgacaaaaacatatataaatgatatgaatttgcgatcagaaagagtagacggcaaaagacaaattacacagctatagcataagcatatgaatatgtctccccctgagattaacaatctccccctgagataaataatctccccctgaaataaatactcgaagaactttaataaaagacttccctgattatttcggtagagacgatcatatgagcttctgccttcagagaatccatagcttctgacttctgcttccattggacagcttcagaacttgaatttctttgatcttcagaacattcacagcttctgacttctgcttccattcaggacagcttcagaacttgaatttctttgatcttcagaacattcacagcttctgacttctgcttccattcaggacagcttcagaacttgaatttctggatcttttagaacattcacatcttctgatttctgcttccctcggatagcttcagaactttgaatgtctactaacatcacttcatgctagatttgtatcagaacattgttgaatgtaccagagcatcatttgagcatctctacatcctgaaatgttacagaacaaaaactaaacgacaaaagtcagcatgaacgagttagaacaaaaaatgtatattcaaatacatgatatgtatcagagccaaaatgtatcagagcattttaggctaaaaacatgtatcagagcaaataatgtatcagagccataacattatgtgtatcagggcaaatagaattttgtcataacaggatagacagtgatattcaaattctattatcagtgcttctgattcattcttctttcttgcttctgatctctgaagcttgacagcactcagcttgcttcagtttcaatggttttgcttctagtgtttgctttgaagattcacttcacttctttgtacctgcaaaacacttaaaccatattgaacttgcagttcatgttagtgaatgtgtgggagcctttacccagcaactgatagatttaatcaaatcatttatcatttatctttctccccctttttgtcataacatcaaaaagtatatataaaaagattcagatgtataaaacgacaaaagaaaacatttactggaatgtaaaacacaaggaaactttttcattgataatcaaaagatattacaaaaggttcctatgtttaacaagatgaaaaacattcctagcaaatacaaaaaaggatttccaaaaaggaaatcactacaaaaattaaaaacagagccCTAGcaagacacgctctgtgtcaacccatcaagaatcccggaggacttcttgtcttccagactgaaacctccactgtaggagagatcccagaaccaaggaggaagtgagggacagttcacagacagagagctaatgttgcaaacggggctttccctcaacatagacgttgagcctatcttcccacaactcaagagagtcttctgtctttggatgaaagttgataacaacatcaaagaaggatctgacttgagcggtattagaagagccatcccgagatgcacagagatctgtcgcctttgagtcatggagcttcaacaggcttgaggtgaatgctaggttttgagagaagaaaagaaaaacgagagagagagagagaaaaaaaattttaagaggaaaacaaagagataggaaaccgaaaaccattttgaagagtatttaaaggagaataaaatgaaacgaatgatgaaaagcatttaatgttacgtgacgtgaggagagataataaagacaaatgaagtgactggcacagttacctatggtcggcgtcccttcaactgcacgcgcgcttatccatgaatagtaacggcaggtttaccatcccgagataaagcgtaacagctgttttgctttacaagatgttctgaatcaacttagacaatgaaacgttagtaataaccgaatcataatttctaaacgaattcaatcagaacttctgattaaaaaaaattccacattcatttcagaagatactcatatatgagaacttctcatcttctcattctgggcataaatccatactgatattcttcagaatgaacttaaacctatcttcagccaggggttttgtaaagatatcagcccattgatggtctgtatcaacaaagtttaaagatataacacccttctgaacatagtcccttatgaaatgatgttttatctcaatatgtttagcttttgaatgaagaataggattcttagataaacatatagcagaagtattatcacagaatataggaatgttactctcaaatatctgataatcttccaactgacttttcatccagagcatctgtgtactacaaccagcagctgcgacatattctgcttctgtggttgatagagcaatggttgcttgcttcttgctgtaccaggagattaagtgacttccaagaaattggcaacttcctgaagtactttttctttcaattctgtctccagcataatcagcatcgcagaatcctactaagttgtattctttagattttctgtaaactaaaccaacattagtagtacctttcagataccttagaatcctcttaacagcagttaaatgagattctctaggatccgattggaatctagcacacaaacaaacactgaacagaatgtcaggtctagaagcagtcagatatagaagagatccaatcatacctctgtatagcttctgatctaccttcttacttacctcatccttacctaggatgcatgttggatgcataggagttttggcttctttgcagtctagaagattgaacttcttcagaagttccttcacatacttggtttggtgaacatacgttccttctgatgtttgatttatttgtattccaaggaaatacttgagttctcccatcatgctcatttcaaactcagcctgcatagacttagcaaactcctttccaagtgtagcattagatgttccaaaaataatatcatctacatatatttgacaaattaaaatatccttttcaaaggttttacaaaagagagtagtgtccacttttcctctagtgaaaccattatctagaaggaaagaacttaagcgttcataccaagctctgggagcctgtttcaatccatacaatgatttcttaagtttaaaaacatgattaggagacatagagtcttcaaaaccaggaggttgatggacataaacttcttcatctatataaccatttaagaaggcactcttaacatccatctgatagagagtgatgttatgttgagtggcaaaagaaattaatagacgaatagactctaacctggccactggtgcaaaggtttctgtgtagtcaatcccttcttgctgactataaccctgagccaccagtctggctttgttccttaccacttcacctttctcactaagcttgtttctgaagacccattttgtaccaattatgttgaatccatctggtctaggaacaagatcccaaacatcattccttgtaaactgatttagttcttcttgcatagcaattatccagtctggatcttctagagcatgatcaacagaagttggctcgatcaaagatacaagacctaattgacagtctgcattgttcctaaggaatgctcttgttctgattggatcatccttctttccaagaatgacatcttctgaatgaccagagatgagtctggatgatcttctgacagatggttcttcagaaatacttagatcctccagagaagctgttacttgatcttcagattctttgcttctgaggagctctgcttctgatgcgttgcttcttggctcaacaacttctgatatgtcaacatcacaacctgcaaaattatcaacttgctttggtttttcagaaccaagcttatcatcaaacctgatattgattgattcttctacaaccaatgtttcagtattgtataccctgtagccttttgagcgttcagaatatccaagaaggaaacacttttgagctttggaatcaaacttaccaagatgatctttagtgttcagaataaagcatacacatccaaaaggatggaaatatgaaatgttgggctttctattcttccacaattcatagggagttttgtttagaataggtctgatagagattctattctgaatataacatgcagtgtttattgcttctgcccagaaatgcttagccatattggtttcatt contains:
- the LOC131604957 gene encoding uncharacterized protein LOC131604957, translated to MPSSSDEERPKTTDLSSKLDDPSLNPRNPYYLHPGENPGATIVAPPLDDNNYHNWSKSMRRSSKNKLSFINGALPRPSPTNPDFELWDRANSMVISWINRTLSPHIAKSTIFFNSAHDLWEDLRERFTKGNHFRFSNLLRDLHSIQQGDRSLSTYFTGLKILWDELDDSRPSPSCSCSVPCTCDLAKAVRTYKHMEYVTFFLKASSLTPTVLAANSNSKPKGKPSSKTPILCTKCSKTNHTIENCYFKHGFPPGYRSKNSTTIADSNTLITSDTEFSLSKLDYQHLLLLLQQSKKDNPNPKPSNSDVAVISGIAPTAKQTKLPFPTSNSTTTKCFDLVEG